In Alteromonas mediterranea DE, a single genomic region encodes these proteins:
- a CDS encoding 3'-5' exonuclease: MIRKMKDVMIDIETVGTQPYSAIVSIGAVFFDPFTGETGRTFYDVISLDSCIKHGLVMDPSTIQWWIKQDKEAAKVFFGFKRNLPDVMTSFTEFLTAEGITKKSVKPWGNGASFDITLLECAYKVVGQEHPWEFWNVRDVRTVVAMGEGISDAKNTIPRAGTYHNALDDSVHQVKYVSEIMRVLREGKEVNPGM; this comes from the coding sequence GTGATCCGCAAAATGAAAGACGTCATGATCGACATTGAAACTGTCGGTACTCAACCTTACTCGGCTATCGTTTCCATCGGTGCTGTGTTCTTTGACCCGTTTACCGGCGAAACAGGAAGAACGTTTTATGACGTTATTTCTTTAGACTCGTGTATTAAACACGGGCTGGTAATGGACCCATCAACAATCCAGTGGTGGATTAAACAAGACAAAGAAGCCGCGAAAGTCTTTTTCGGTTTCAAACGAAACTTACCTGATGTAATGACATCGTTCACTGAATTTTTAACTGCCGAAGGCATTACCAAAAAATCAGTCAAGCCATGGGGCAACGGTGCCAGTTTCGATATCACACTTTTAGAGTGCGCATACAAAGTTGTCGGCCAAGAACACCCGTGGGAATTTTGGAATGTCCGCGACGTTCGAACAGTAGTGGCAATGGGCGAAGGGATCTCCGATGCCAAAAACACTATCCCGCGTGCAGGTACTTACCACAACGCATTGGATGACTCGGTTCACCAAGTTAAGTATGTGTCAGAAATTATGCGCGTATTGCGCGAAGGCAAAGAGGTAAACCCAGGCATGTGA
- a CDS encoding transcriptional regulator — MQRDYDAIRKKLNYYWELKGKGEKGLTQQKAAKILGISQPAFSYYLSGRNPSAKKSMALNTDIIRKFAAMVGCKPSDIDSDLTDVNTVVSGLTKAWVPVKYALSGMESTMKSLAVNFPAVPKDCFAIEVDVENYDGLKKGQHIICDPASKVHEHDYVIVIKDNEVFYGLLRYLSAQWVVTYSLNGKTFNEPTDTGVVHYVMAIQNKMNDKSMPFK; from the coding sequence ATGCAGCGCGATTACGATGCAATACGTAAGAAACTGAATTACTACTGGGAACTAAAAGGAAAAGGTGAAAAAGGACTCACTCAGCAAAAAGCAGCAAAGATTCTAGGAATTTCTCAGCCAGCGTTCTCCTACTACCTAAGCGGACGTAACCCGTCTGCTAAAAAATCAATGGCGCTGAATACGGATATCATTAGAAAGTTTGCCGCCATGGTTGGTTGTAAACCCTCAGACATCGATTCCGATCTAACTGATGTGAACACCGTGGTATCCGGTTTGACTAAAGCCTGGGTACCAGTTAAGTACGCATTATCAGGAATGGAAAGCACAATGAAGTCATTAGCAGTAAATTTTCCTGCCGTCCCGAAGGACTGCTTTGCAATAGAGGTGGATGTGGAGAATTATGATGGGTTGAAGAAAGGCCAGCATATTATTTGCGATCCTGCTTCTAAGGTCCATGAGCATGACTACGTTATAGTTATCAAGGATAATGAAGTCTTCTATGGTTTATTAAGATATTTGTCAGCCCAGTGGGTGGTGACTTACTCTTTGAATGGTAAAACATTTAACGAGCCCACCGATACTGGCGTCGTCCATTATGTTATGGCCATACAAAATAAAATGAACGACAAGTCCATGCCGTTTAAATAA
- a CDS encoding D-Ala-D-Ala carboxypeptidase family metallohydrolase, which produces MYKPKYFIAQELVPKSVFLKRGARSLELIDERLLITIDQLREKFGPCTINNWHSGGGFTESGLRTPDCKHYSPFSQHTFGRAADCKFSKATPEEVRHYILTHPEEFPFITFVELDTPTWVHIDVRNCKAITTWSPKK; this is translated from the coding sequence GTGTATAAGCCAAAGTATTTTATAGCGCAGGAACTAGTTCCTAAATCTGTATTCTTGAAACGGGGTGCTAGGTCGCTGGAACTTATCGACGAACGCTTACTTATAACTATTGATCAGCTACGCGAAAAGTTCGGTCCTTGTACGATTAATAATTGGCATAGTGGGGGAGGGTTCACCGAGTCTGGGCTAAGAACACCGGACTGTAAACACTACAGCCCTTTCTCACAGCATACGTTTGGGCGCGCTGCAGATTGTAAATTCTCTAAAGCTACGCCTGAAGAAGTGCGCCATTATATTCTCACTCATCCCGAAGAGTTCCCGTTTATTACTTTCGTGGAATTAGATACACCGACATGGGTGCATATCGACGTCAGGAACTGCAAGGCTATCACTACGTGGAGCCCAAAGAAATGA